A stretch of DNA from Chthonomonadales bacterium:
CAAGCTTGCCCAAAACCTCCAAACGCCGCTGTTGTCTGACGCTCAATGTGATTGTCCCCATACCCATTAGCATGCGGACAAAGTCCCTGAGCAATAACACCGGACATATTCCCTGAGCAGTTACAGCTCAGCGATAACCCCCTTGACAGCCACCACGGACCTCGCTATACTGACGCTGTCAAAGGGTTTTGGCTGAGGTGGACGCCATGCGAATCAAGGAGTTCGCCCGCACAATCGGCCTCTCTCCCACCACCGTTTCCCAGGCCATCAGCGGGACCGGGCGCGTCAGCCCGCAGACGCGCGCGCTGGTTCTGCGGCGAATGCGCGAGCTGGGGTACGTGCCCAACCCGCACGCGCAGCAACTGGTCACCGGCCGGAGCCGCATCGTCGTCCTGCACCACACCGACCAGGACATCTTCGCCGACCTCTACCTGATCGAGCTGGCCCACCAGGTTCAGCACGCCCTGCGCGCGCGCGGCTGCGGGCTGCTGCTGGATACGGCCAACGACTTCCAGGATGAGGACTACCCGCTGCGTGATTGGCTGGACTCCGCCGCGGTGGACGGCGTCATGCTGGTGCGAGGCTGGAGCGAGGTGCACGGGTGGATGCGGCGCTTCGCCTCCGCGCGCACGCCGGTCGTGCTCTTCGGTGACGACGACTACCCGGACCTGCCGCACGTCGGCAACGTCCGGTTCGACAACTCCCGAGCGCTCCGGCAGGCCGTGGATCTCCTGGCCGCACACGGGCACCGGCGCATCGGCTACCTGGGTCTGCGCGCGCCCGACACCACGGAGGAGTTGCTGCGGCGGTGCCTGGCCGAGCACGGCCTGTCGCTGCCGAGCCCGCTGGCTGTCTGCGCGGGCTTCACGATGGCCGACGGCGTAGCGGCAGCCCGGCACCTGCTCTCGCTGCCGACCCCGCCTACCGCGGTCGTCTGCCGCAAGGACGACCTGGCCATCGGCGCCCTCAACGCCGCCGCGCAGATGGGCGTGCGCGTGCCAAGAGAGCTTGCCGTGATCGGCCACGACGACGTGCCGATGGCGGCGATCACCGACCCACCCCTCACCACGCTGCGCATCCACTGCGATCGGCTGGGAGCGGAGGCGGTGGACCTGCTGTTCACGTTGCTGGAGAACCCCGACGCCCGCCCGGGGCCCAGGACGGTCGAGGCGGACTTGATCGTACGGGACAGCGTCGCCGGAACGCCGTCCCGCCGGCGCCGACCGGTGCCGGCCTTGCGCGAATAAGAGGAGGAGGGATGGTCGGCAAGGTCTCTCCGAAGATCGGCATCGTGCTCGTTCTGGTGCTGCTGGTTCTCGCCGGGCTCATCTGGCGCATCCAGCAACCACCGCAGATTCGGAAGCCACCCTGGCTGCCGCCGCTCGGCAACACCGAGGGTTCGCCGCTGCCCATGAAACGGTAGACGGTGACAACTCGTGCGCGCTGACATCCAGCAACGGGAGGACTGGAACCATGCGAAAACGAGGCTTCACCCTGATCGAGCTTCTCGTCGTGATCGCGATCATCGCGATCCTCGCCGCCATCCTCTTCCCCGTCTTCGCTCGGGCCCGCGAGCAAGCGAGGAAGACTTCCTGCCTGTCCAACGTCAAGCAGATCAGCCTGGCCCTGCTGATGTACACCCAGGACGCCGATGAGTGCTTGCCGATGACCAACTACTGGCCTCCGACCGGCGTCAACAGCGCCTGGGGCCCGGTGGTGCCGGTCTGGTATGACCTGACGCTGCCCTACGTGAAGAACTTCCAGATCTACGCGTGCCCCTCCCGGCCGAATGAGGCGGTCGGTCGCGTGGGAGGCTGGGGACCGGTGACGCGCGCAAAGGGCTATGCGCTCAACGTCTACATGGCCGGTTGGACGCGCGGCAGCGGCCAGGACGCCTACAGCATCGCGGCCATCACGGAACCGGCGGGCAAGATCCTCATCCCCGAGATGCCGCTGGAGATCATGGACGCCGGAATCTGGTACATTGGCTACCAGTACATGGTGATGCAGGTGCACGGCTCCACCATCAACTGGGGCTTCGCGG
This window harbors:
- a CDS encoding LacI family DNA-binding transcriptional regulator, which encodes MRIKEFARTIGLSPTTVSQAISGTGRVSPQTRALVLRRMRELGYVPNPHAQQLVTGRSRIVVLHHTDQDIFADLYLIELAHQVQHALRARGCGLLLDTANDFQDEDYPLRDWLDSAAVDGVMLVRGWSEVHGWMRRFASARTPVVLFGDDDYPDLPHVGNVRFDNSRALRQAVDLLAAHGHRRIGYLGLRAPDTTEELLRRCLAEHGLSLPSPLAVCAGFTMADGVAAARHLLSLPTPPTAVVCRKDDLAIGALNAAAQMGVRVPRELAVIGHDDVPMAAITDPPLTTLRIHCDRLGAEAVDLLFTLLENPDARPGPRTVEADLIVRDSVAGTPSRRRRPVPALRE
- a CDS encoding prepilin-type N-terminal cleavage/methylation domain-containing protein, whose protein sequence is MRKRGFTLIELLVVIAIIAILAAILFPVFARAREQARKTSCLSNVKQISLALLMYTQDADECLPMTNYWPPTGVNSAWGPVVPVWYDLTLPYVKNFQIYACPSRPNEAVGRVGGWGPVTRAKGYALNVYMAGWTRGSGQDAYSIAAITEPAGKILIPEMPLEIMDAGIWYIGYQYMVMQVHGSTINWGFADGHSKALRPSQTIKPRLMWNLNDEYPLLVNPWDGWYMAPNEQAAQDYIMTHLLSPDM